One part of the Gadus macrocephalus chromosome 8, ASM3116895v1 genome encodes these proteins:
- the mapre2 gene encoding microtubule-associated protein RP/EB family member 2 isoform X1: MPGPTQVLSPNGENNNDMVQDNGSNIIPYRKNTVRGERAYSWGMAVNVYSTSITQETMSRHDITAWVNDILSLNYTKVEQLSSGAAYCQFMDLLFPGCVSLKKVKFQAKLEHEYIHNWKVLQASFKRVNVDKIIPVEKLVKGRFQDNLDFIQWFKRFFDANYDGKEYDPVQARQGQDAIPPPDPGEQIFNLPKKSLHAASSPTAGVSRPTCTIAKSVTPSSRPSSAKKIPGPSTPAKGEKELEVQVTLLNEQMSTLKLALEGVEKERDFYFSKLREVEVLCQEQGEENAPFVDRLMEVLYSADEQEGAGELAEGDGEEADPQLAQEEVPDDQAEQDEY, from the exons ATGCCTGGTCCCACCCAAGTACTTTCCCCAAATGGAGAGAACAACAACGACATGGTCCAGGACAACGGATCCAACATCATTCCCTACAGAAAGAACACAGTGCGAGGAGAGCGCGCCTACAG TTGGGGGATGGCGGTCAACGTATATTCTACCTCAATAACCCAGGAGACTATGAGCAGGCATGACATCACTGCCTGGGTTAATGATATTCTGAGCCTAAACTACACAAAAGTGGAGCAGCTGTCATCAG GAGCGGCCTACTGCCAGTTCATGGATTTACTTTTTCCTGGCTGCGTCAGTCTTAAGAAGGTCAAGTTCCAAGCTAAACTGGAGCATGAGTACATCCACAATTGGAAAGTGTTGCAGGCCTCATTTAAAAGGGTGAATGTGGACAAG ATTATTCCCGTAGAGAAGCTGGTCAAGGGGAGGTTTCAGGACAACCTGGACTTCATCCAGTGGTTCAAGAGGTTTTTCGACGCGAACTACGACGGTAAAGAGTACGACCCGGTACAGGCCAGGCAGGGTCAGGACGCCATCCCCCCTCCCGACCCTGGAGAGCAGATCTTCAACCTGCCCAAGAAGTCCCTCCACGCAGCCAGCTCCCCCACAGCAG GAGTCTCCAGGCCCACTTGTACTATAGCTAAGTCCGTAACACCGTCATCTAGACCCTCGTCTGCCAAAAAGATCCCTGGGCCGTCCACCCCGGCCAAGGGAGAGAAGGAACTGGAGGTCCAGGTCACACTTCTGAATGAACAG ATGAGTACACTGAAGCTGGCGTTGGAAGGGGTGGAGAAGGAGCGAGACTTCTACTTCAGCAAACTGCGCGAGGTGGAGGTGCTGTGCCAGGAGCAAGGGGAGGAGAACGCCCCCTTTGTGGACCGACTGATGGAGGTCCTCTACTCTGCAGACGAACAG GAGGGGGCTGGGGAGCTGGCTGAGGGGGACGGAGAAGAGGCCGACCCACAGCTGGCCCAGGAGGAGGTACCAGACGATCAGGCAGAACAGGATGAATACTGA
- the mapre2 gene encoding microtubule-associated protein RP/EB family member 2 isoform X2 — MAVNVYSTSITQETMSRHDITAWVNDILSLNYTKVEQLSSGAAYCQFMDLLFPGCVSLKKVKFQAKLEHEYIHNWKVLQASFKRVNVDKIIPVEKLVKGRFQDNLDFIQWFKRFFDANYDGKEYDPVQARQGQDAIPPPDPGEQIFNLPKKSLHAASSPTAGVSRPTCTIAKSVTPSSRPSSAKKIPGPSTPAKGEKELEVQVTLLNEQMSTLKLALEGVEKERDFYFSKLREVEVLCQEQGEENAPFVDRLMEVLYSADEQEGAGELAEGDGEEADPQLAQEEVPDDQAEQDEY, encoded by the exons ATGGCGGTCAACGTATATTCTACCTCAATAACCCAGGAGACTATGAGCAGGCATGACATCACTGCCTGGGTTAATGATATTCTGAGCCTAAACTACACAAAAGTGGAGCAGCTGTCATCAG GAGCGGCCTACTGCCAGTTCATGGATTTACTTTTTCCTGGCTGCGTCAGTCTTAAGAAGGTCAAGTTCCAAGCTAAACTGGAGCATGAGTACATCCACAATTGGAAAGTGTTGCAGGCCTCATTTAAAAGGGTGAATGTGGACAAG ATTATTCCCGTAGAGAAGCTGGTCAAGGGGAGGTTTCAGGACAACCTGGACTTCATCCAGTGGTTCAAGAGGTTTTTCGACGCGAACTACGACGGTAAAGAGTACGACCCGGTACAGGCCAGGCAGGGTCAGGACGCCATCCCCCCTCCCGACCCTGGAGAGCAGATCTTCAACCTGCCCAAGAAGTCCCTCCACGCAGCCAGCTCCCCCACAGCAG GAGTCTCCAGGCCCACTTGTACTATAGCTAAGTCCGTAACACCGTCATCTAGACCCTCGTCTGCCAAAAAGATCCCTGGGCCGTCCACCCCGGCCAAGGGAGAGAAGGAACTGGAGGTCCAGGTCACACTTCTGAATGAACAG ATGAGTACACTGAAGCTGGCGTTGGAAGGGGTGGAGAAGGAGCGAGACTTCTACTTCAGCAAACTGCGCGAGGTGGAGGTGCTGTGCCAGGAGCAAGGGGAGGAGAACGCCCCCTTTGTGGACCGACTGATGGAGGTCCTCTACTCTGCAGACGAACAG GAGGGGGCTGGGGAGCTGGCTGAGGGGGACGGAGAAGAGGCCGACCCACAGCTGGCCCAGGAGGAGGTACCAGACGATCAGGCAGAACAGGATGAATACTGA